One Roseburia rectibacter DNA window includes the following coding sequences:
- a CDS encoding sensor histidine kinase gives MEELKYVIEDSTIAELLGVQNFSTDEAAILELVKNAYDANALNLKITFENDMLRFEDNGIGMNACDIKEHWMHIGKSSKEYEIIDQNNKKRIQAGSKGVGRFALSRLGYSVYLKSKRLDSVGVIWKTDWNTSVLDESNDIHNNGTDIKIIGLREKWNKKRIENLNKYLERTYHDTSMEIRIISDSYDEIVKEHFPKAKVGINCRSNIVLKYANGVLVTTVESDEFENEALKYCTGIDIKKFEKKTDVVNELKGNKITELLDDDIQNIINNIGEFSANLYFNIVSSKEEKEKFLYKYLNTQENIESGIILYRNAFSISSYEGKKDWLGLGKRSRKSPAAASHPTGAWRVRENQMAGYVMIDKKKNAVLQDMANRQGLDENIYYQLFVEIILIGIKEFERYRQNIVRKINVKNQVEEQKATPISDRVLSKPTSVSVLTKEEAKQLATEIKGYKKEGKQYQKDKEAVEARYKYDVRILNVLATTGLKASSIAHEMKNDRNAIYDNYNNIVDALKEYGMWEELNSFEKTRKSYKNIPYLLESNDLVGRKLVTFMDTMLEEIEKKQFEPRYQSIADILTTIKKVWERDYVWLSIEIIMDKDIIYQISEDILQVVFDNLILNSVQQNENIQKLIITIYVEEIGGSLKIKYCDNGKGLDDKYKTDPMKILEVHETTRTNGHGLGMWIVNNTCIMSGGEIQKIGGEKGFEIEFIIGGKI, from the coding sequence ATGGAAGAATTAAAATATGTCATAGAAGACAGTACAATAGCAGAATTGTTAGGAGTGCAGAATTTTTCTACAGATGAAGCGGCAATTCTTGAGTTAGTGAAAAATGCATATGATGCTAATGCATTGAATTTGAAAATTACATTTGAAAATGATATGCTTCGATTTGAAGATAATGGAATTGGTATGAATGCATGCGATATAAAAGAACATTGGATGCATATTGGTAAAAGTAGCAAAGAATATGAAATAATAGATCAAAATAATAAAAAAAGAATCCAAGCAGGCTCAAAAGGTGTTGGAAGATTTGCATTATCGAGATTAGGGTATAGTGTTTACTTAAAATCGAAAAGGTTAGATTCAGTTGGTGTAATTTGGAAAACGGATTGGAATACGTCTGTTTTAGATGAGAGCAATGATATTCACAATAATGGAACAGATATAAAAATAATAGGTTTAAGGGAAAAGTGGAATAAAAAACGCATAGAAAATTTAAATAAGTATCTAGAAAGAACTTATCATGATACATCTATGGAGATAAGAATTATTTCGGATAGTTATGATGAAATTGTAAAGGAACATTTTCCTAAAGCGAAGGTAGGAATTAATTGCAGAAGCAATATCGTTTTAAAGTATGCTAATGGAGTGCTGGTAACGACAGTAGAGTCAGATGAATTTGAAAATGAAGCTTTAAAATATTGCACAGGGATTGATATAAAAAAATTTGAAAAGAAAACGGATGTTGTTAATGAATTAAAAGGAAATAAGATTACTGAGCTCTTAGATGATGATATACAAAATATAATTAATAATATTGGTGAATTTTCAGCAAATTTATATTTTAATATAGTTTCATCAAAAGAGGAAAAAGAAAAATTTTTATACAAATATTTAAATACACAGGAAAACATAGAAAGTGGAATAATATTATACAGAAATGCATTTAGTATATCTTCATATGAAGGCAAAAAAGATTGGCTGGGACTTGGAAAAAGATCTAGAAAATCTCCAGCAGCAGCATCTCATCCAACAGGTGCATGGCGTGTGAGAGAGAATCAGATGGCAGGATATGTAATGATAGATAAGAAGAAGAATGCAGTACTTCAAGACATGGCTAATCGTCAAGGCTTAGACGAAAATATTTATTATCAGTTATTTGTTGAAATAATTTTAATAGGGATTAAGGAATTTGAAAGATATAGACAAAATATTGTAAGAAAAATAAATGTGAAAAATCAAGTAGAAGAACAAAAAGCAACACCTATTTCAGATCGAGTATTAAGTAAACCAACATCCGTTAGTGTACTTACAAAGGAAGAAGCAAAGCAATTAGCGACGGAAATTAAAGGCTACAAAAAAGAGGGGAAACAGTATCAAAAAGATAAAGAAGCTGTAGAAGCTAGGTATAAATATGATGTAAGAATTTTAAATGTATTAGCAACGACAGGATTAAAAGCTTCATCTATAGCACATGAAATGAAAAATGATAGGAATGCTATATATGATAATTACAATAATATAGTAGATGCATTAAAGGAATATGGCATGTGGGAGGAACTGAACTCTTTTGAAAAAACTCGCAAGTCTTATAAAAATATTCCTTATTTGCTGGAGAGTAATGACTTAGTTGGAAGAAAATTGGTAACATTTATGGATACTATGCTGGAAGAAATAGAAAAAAAACAGTTTGAGCCTAGGTATCAGAGCATAGCAGATATTTTAACTACTATAAAAAAGGTATGGGAAAGAGATTATGTATGGCTTAGTATTGAAATAATAATGGATAAAGATATTATTTATCAAATTTCGGAAGATATATTACAGGTTGTATTTGATAACTTAATTTTAAATAGCGTACAACAGAATGAAAATATACAAAAATTAATTATTACGATATATGTAGAAGAGATTGGTGGATCTTTAAAGATTAAATATTGTGATAATGGTAAAGGACTTGATGATAAGTATAAAACAGACCCGATGAAAATATTAGAAGTGCATGAAACAACAAGAACGAATGGACATGGACTTGGAATGTGGATTGTAAATAATACATGTATAATGTCAGGGGGCGAAATTCAGAAGATAGGTGGAGAAAAAGGATTTGAAATTGAATTTATTATAGGAGGGAAGATATAA
- a CDS encoding DUF2971 domain-containing protein — protein MKDTKYPSILYHYASMEKAISILKYKNFRLSDITKSNDVNEMSICFPRLFNEMINSYDGFSYEFTYKEKEGREGFGILVKELRERIEREFEDGTISTFVICLSEEGDLLSQWRGYADDGRGICLGFNVHELLEFTDTSNITGYALEKVQYLSKEELDQWIKNVANELLQLVNIVLGAIEDRNIVYNSDVEFDKDIFDTLYYNIIAEIEESIKFKADGFKEEKEWCLFIKNSLNKDEIDKKEYSSIGRLSEETRRKVSEFVDANIDFNIKENDIVPFISLGFDKFYNNLISEVICGPNNMIRKSDLGMFLRKYGYSNCEHRKSSITYIVR, from the coding sequence ATGAAAGATACAAAATATCCATCAATATTATACCATTATGCAAGCATGGAAAAAGCTATAAGCATATTAAAATATAAAAATTTTAGATTATCGGATATTACCAAAAGCAATGATGTGAATGAAATGAGTATTTGTTTTCCGAGACTTTTCAATGAGATGATAAATAGTTATGATGGATTTAGTTATGAGTTTACTTATAAAGAAAAAGAAGGAAGAGAAGGATTTGGTATTTTAGTAAAAGAATTAAGGGAAAGAATAGAAAGAGAATTTGAAGATGGAACAATATCTACTTTTGTAATATGTCTTTCAGAAGAGGGGGATTTGTTAAGTCAATGGAGAGGATATGCGGATGACGGAAGGGGAATATGTTTAGGATTCAATGTACATGAATTATTGGAATTTACAGATACTTCAAACATTACAGGATATGCTTTGGAAAAAGTACAATATTTATCAAAAGAAGAACTTGACCAGTGGATTAAAAATGTCGCAAATGAATTATTACAATTAGTGAATATTGTTTTAGGGGCAATTGAGGATAGAAATATAGTTTATAATTCAGATGTGGAATTTGATAAAGATATATTTGATACGTTGTACTATAATATAATAGCTGAAATAGAAGAAAGTATAAAGTTTAAAGCAGATGGATTTAAAGAAGAAAAAGAGTGGTGTCTTTTTATAAAAAATTCATTAAATAAGGATGAAATAGATAAAAAAGAGTATTCTTCGATTGGACGTTTATCAGAGGAAACACGTAGGAAAGTAAGTGAGTTTGTGGATGCGAATATTGATTTCAATATAAAAGAAAATGATATTGTTCCTTTTATAAGTTTAGGGTTCGACAAGTTTTATAATAATTTGATAAGTGAAGTAATATGCGGTCCTAACAATATGATTAGGAAAAGTGATTTGGGTATGTTTTTACGCAAGTATGGTTACAGTAATTGTGAACATAGAAAATCAAGCATTACATATATTGTAAGGTGA
- a CDS encoding ATP-binding protein, protein MDIKQLIGEATDYDKKVALETKKPKSWCKSISAFSNCYGGKLVFGVANDDELVGLADAEGDAEKISEIIKTHLNPIPEFKLSFEKDNDKTFVIVEVMKGQQTPYYYEGDGQLVAFMRIGNESVPATPSQLRELVLRGSGESYDSLKSRYDFNNMSFTKLKSVYKQRTGNAFEDTDYESFGLIDEKGNLTNAGALLADESPVRHSRLFCTRWNGLTKASGIVDALDDKEYTGSLVTLLQAGTDFVRNNSKKAWRKVGDGRIEMPDYPDRAVLEGVVNALIHRNYIEIGSEVHIDMFDDRIEIYSPGGMISGISLEGKDLLKIPSKRRNPILADIFSRLKYMERRGSGFKKILADYENQVEFDESKMPVFDADNDDFTVTLYNLNYGSSYAAQANENVIENVIENVIEISEEKIKKLMPEYSKKKLAKAYEILKMISENPNISIDELRIALDVTDRTIARYISELKDKGIIERKGPDNGGKWKIR, encoded by the coding sequence ATGGACATAAAGCAGCTAATCGGCGAAGCCACAGATTATGATAAAAAGGTTGCACTTGAGACAAAGAAACCAAAAAGCTGGTGCAAGAGCATTAGTGCATTTTCAAATTGCTATGGTGGCAAGCTGGTATTTGGTGTGGCAAATGATGATGAGTTGGTTGGACTTGCAGATGCTGAAGGTGATGCAGAGAAAATTAGTGAAATAATTAAAACACACCTTAATCCAATACCAGAGTTTAAGCTTTCATTTGAAAAAGATAATGACAAGACATTCGTTATTGTAGAAGTTATGAAAGGGCAGCAGACTCCATACTATTATGAGGGTGATGGGCAACTTGTTGCATTTATGCGTATAGGAAATGAAAGTGTTCCGGCGACACCTTCGCAGTTAAGAGAGTTGGTACTTCGCGGAAGTGGTGAAAGTTATGATAGTCTGAAGTCAAGATATGATTTTAACAATATGTCTTTTACAAAATTAAAATCGGTATATAAGCAGAGAACAGGAAATGCATTTGAAGATACAGATTATGAATCTTTTGGTCTGATTGATGAGAAAGGCAATCTGACGAATGCAGGAGCACTTCTAGCAGATGAATCTCCGGTTCGTCATTCCAGATTGTTTTGCACTAGATGGAATGGACTTACTAAGGCATCTGGAATTGTAGATGCACTTGATGATAAGGAATATACTGGCAGTCTTGTCACATTGTTGCAGGCGGGAACTGATTTTGTGAGAAATAACTCTAAGAAGGCATGGCGTAAGGTTGGGGACGGCAGAATTGAAATGCCTGATTATCCGGATCGTGCAGTGCTTGAAGGGGTAGTAAATGCATTGATTCATAGAAATTATATAGAGATAGGTAGCGAAGTTCATATAGATATGTTTGATGACAGAATTGAAATATATTCACCGGGTGGAATGATAAGTGGAATATCTTTAGAGGGAAAAGATTTATTAAAAATCCCATCAAAGCGAAGAAATCCGATATTAGCTGATATATTCAGCCGTTTGAAATACATGGAGCGTAGAGGCAGTGGATTTAAGAAGATATTGGCAGACTATGAGAATCAGGTTGAATTTGATGAGTCCAAGATGCCTGTCTTTGATGCAGATAATGATGATTTTACAGTGACTTTGTATAATCTGAATTATGGTTCTAGTTATGCAGCACAGGCAAATGAAAATGTCATAGAAAATGTCATAGAAAATGTCATAGAAATTTCGGAAGAAAAAATTAAGAAGTTAATGCCAGAGTATTCTAAGAAGAAGCTTGCTAAAGCATATGAGATTCTGAAAATGATTTCGGAAAACCCGAATATTTCTATTGATGAATTAAGAATAGCATTAGATGTTACAGATAGAACAATTGCTAGATATATATCAGAATTAAAGGATAAAGGTATCATAGAACGAAAAGGTCCAGATAATGGTGGAAAATGGAAAATTAGGTAA
- a CDS encoding HNH endonuclease, with the protein MDYRRTKYCPELIDVPQKKKEVEALVKAEHPYAKDMHNYISDNSQKFKLEFIKAYNGKCAYCGASNDLIKKTEFEIDHFLYEKAPIFATKKEAGYIQNLILACHDCNHDKNSFWIKKEEFEELNPDGEKIKNVFIRDEQYYIRINDKFKHNTTIEEFYKKLYLGSELHRLDYLIMNIIGLQRSCQNNSDLYVGLGKILDIIRQKRNIM; encoded by the coding sequence ATGGACTACAGAAGAACAAAATATTGCCCTGAATTAATTGATGTACCACAAAAAAAGAAAGAAGTAGAGGCTTTAGTAAAAGCAGAGCATCCTTATGCAAAAGATATGCATAATTATATAAGTGATAATTCACAGAAATTTAAGTTAGAATTTATTAAAGCATATAATGGGAAATGTGCATACTGTGGGGCTTCAAACGATTTGATAAAAAAGACTGAATTTGAAATAGACCATTTTTTATATGAAAAAGCTCCTATATTCGCAACTAAAAAAGAGGCGGGGTATATACAAAATTTGATTCTAGCGTGCCATGATTGTAATCATGATAAAAATTCATTTTGGATTAAAAAAGAAGAATTTGAAGAGTTGAATCCAGATGGAGAAAAAATAAAGAATGTATTTATAAGAGATGAACAATATTATATTAGAATAAATGATAAATTTAAACATAATACAACTATTGAAGAATTTTATAAGAAACTTTATTTGGGTTCTGAATTGCATAGGTTAGATTATTTGATAATGAATATAATCGGATTGCAGCGTTCTTGTCAAAATAATAGTGATTTATATGTTGGACTCGGGAAAATACTGGATATAATAAGGCAAAAGAGAAATATTATGTAG
- the istA gene encoding IS21 family transposase produces MTKYREILRLQSLGFSERNIAQSCGVSRNTVAKVLKKAAEINISWPLDFDMTDSALEELMFPKDKSVTNKRMPDFDYIRKELLRNGVNKKLLWVEYCEECRMSNEEPLMYSQFCYYIQKDEEKRRATMHIPRKPGEQIEVDWAGDPAHIFDPDTGEITEAWIFVGVLTYSQYAFVKAYMNEKTSNWIKAHVQMFDFFGGVTPMLVSDNCTTAVNHEKSDWYTTSLNTTYHEMAEHYNLAIIPARVRKPKDKPNVEGSVGKISTWITAALRNEQFFSLAELNDSIREKLNAYNARKFQKKECSRLSLFLGEEMPLLAPLPATPFELAEWKQATVQFNYHIAVDKMYYSVPYQYIKNKVDVRITDTTVEIFYNHNRIASHRRLHGRSGQYSTVTEHMPQEHQKYLEWNGDRFRKWADSIGINTSKVVDAILTSGRVEQQSYRSCMGLLKLAEKYSPEKLEQVCAKALSYSAKPSYKSIKNLLAAMKDSPDDISNASKESQTVEKPHGITRGARYYGGKRS; encoded by the coding sequence ATGACCAAGTATCGTGAAATCCTACGCTTGCAGAGCTTAGGATTCAGCGAACGGAACATCGCACAGAGCTGCGGTGTATCCAGGAACACAGTCGCCAAGGTTTTGAAAAAGGCAGCGGAAATAAATATTTCATGGCCGCTGGATTTTGACATGACCGACAGCGCACTTGAGGAGCTTATGTTCCCAAAGGATAAGTCAGTAACAAATAAACGCATGCCTGACTTTGACTACATTCGCAAAGAACTTCTGCGAAATGGAGTCAACAAAAAGCTTCTCTGGGTAGAATACTGTGAGGAGTGCCGTATGAGCAACGAAGAGCCGCTCATGTATTCCCAGTTCTGCTACTACATCCAAAAGGATGAAGAGAAACGCAGGGCTACCATGCATATCCCGAGAAAGCCTGGTGAACAGATTGAAGTTGACTGGGCAGGTGATCCCGCCCACATCTTTGATCCGGACACCGGAGAGATCACAGAGGCATGGATCTTTGTAGGGGTACTGACTTACAGCCAGTATGCTTTTGTAAAAGCATACATGAATGAGAAAACAAGCAACTGGATTAAAGCTCATGTCCAGATGTTCGATTTCTTTGGCGGTGTAACACCCATGCTTGTCTCCGATAACTGCACAACAGCAGTGAATCATGAAAAGAGCGACTGGTATACCACGTCATTAAACACAACTTACCATGAGATGGCAGAACACTATAATCTTGCCATCATTCCGGCCAGAGTCCGGAAACCCAAGGATAAACCAAATGTAGAAGGATCTGTAGGAAAGATATCTACTTGGATAACTGCAGCCCTTCGTAATGAACAGTTTTTCTCGCTTGCAGAATTAAATGATTCTATCCGGGAAAAACTGAATGCCTACAATGCTCGTAAATTCCAGAAAAAGGAATGCAGCAGGCTCAGTTTATTTCTTGGGGAAGAAATGCCGTTACTGGCTCCGTTGCCTGCTACACCCTTTGAACTGGCTGAGTGGAAACAAGCCACTGTCCAGTTCAACTATCACATCGCAGTAGACAAGATGTACTACTCCGTGCCTTATCAGTATATCAAAAATAAGGTAGATGTGCGTATAACAGATACAACGGTTGAAATATTTTATAATCACAATCGAATTGCCTCTCATAGGAGACTTCACGGAAGGAGCGGCCAGTATTCCACTGTGACGGAACATATGCCGCAGGAACACCAGAAATATCTGGAATGGAACGGCGACAGGTTCCGCAAATGGGCAGATTCGATTGGAATTAACACAAGTAAGGTTGTCGATGCAATACTTACCTCCGGCAGGGTTGAACAACAATCCTATAGAAGCTGTATGGGATTGTTAAAACTGGCAGAGAAATATTCGCCTGAAAAACTGGAACAGGTCTGTGCCAAAGCACTTTCTTATTCTGCTAAACCCAGCTATAAAAGTATCAAAAATCTATTGGCTGCAATGAAAGACTCACCAGATGACATATCGAATGCATCAAAGGAATCTCAGACTGTTGAAAAGCCACATGGCATCACAAGAGGTGCCAGATACTATGGAGGTAAACGATCATGA
- the istB gene encoding IS21-like element helper ATPase IstB, translated as MTNQSTIDKLIEMRLTAMADAFRIQMDDPTMKEVPFEDRFGMLVDIEYSNRKNNRLKRLIRQAEFEQPDASIAAIDYQSGRKLNKALISRLATCEYITEYRNIFITGATGSGKTYMACAFGMEACKHYYTVRYVRLPDLLLDLQAARDSGTFSTVLKKYTKPVVLIIDEWLLLKLTEAEARNLFELIHKRRKKSSTIFCSQFRESEWYQQICGGESTLADAIMDRITYDSYKIDIESIDPSKDLSMREVYGLDPAMAK; from the coding sequence ATGACAAATCAAAGTACAATCGATAAACTTATCGAAATGCGCCTGACCGCTATGGCAGATGCATTCCGTATCCAGATGGATGATCCTACAATGAAGGAAGTGCCGTTCGAGGACCGCTTCGGTATGCTTGTTGATATCGAGTACAGCAATCGCAAAAATAACCGGTTGAAAAGACTGATCCGGCAGGCTGAGTTCGAACAGCCGGATGCCAGCATTGCAGCAATTGATTACCAGTCCGGTCGGAAACTGAACAAAGCACTGATCAGCCGTCTGGCAACTTGCGAATACATTACAGAATACAGGAACATCTTCATTACAGGTGCCACCGGAAGTGGTAAAACTTATATGGCCTGTGCTTTTGGCATGGAGGCCTGCAAACACTACTACACAGTACGGTATGTGCGGCTTCCTGATTTATTACTGGACTTACAGGCTGCCAGAGACAGCGGAACTTTTTCAACTGTCCTGAAGAAGTACACCAAGCCAGTAGTACTGATCATTGACGAGTGGCTTCTCCTCAAACTGACGGAAGCTGAAGCCAGAAACCTTTTTGAACTGATACACAAAAGACGCAAGAAATCATCCACGATCTTTTGCTCGCAGTTCCGCGAAAGTGAATGGTACCAACAAATCTGTGGCGGTGAAAGTACCCTGGCAGATGCCATTATGGATCGTATAACGTATGACTCATATAAAATCGATATTGAAAGCATTGATCCATCCAAAGATCTCTCTATGCGAGAGGTATATGGATTAGATCCTGCAATGGCAAAGTAA
- a CDS encoding transposase, with product MILGEIGDIHRFSNPNKLLAFAGLDPSVYQSGNFQAKTTRMSKRGSRVLRYTLVNAAWNVVRNNATFKAYYDAKRAEGRSHYNALGHCSGKLVRVIWKMLTDNVEFNLK from the coding sequence ATGATTCTTGGTGAAATAGGTGATATTCACCGTTTCTCCAATCCAAACAAGCTGCTTGCTTTTGCTGGTCTGGATCCTTCTGTTTATCAGTCTGGTAACTTTCAGGCTAAGACAACAAGGATGTCCAAACGTGGCTCTCGTGTATTACGATATACCCTTGTAAATGCAGCTTGGAACGTTGTCAGAAACAACGCAACCTTCAAGGCTTATTATGATGCCAAGAGGGCTGAAGGCCGGTCTCATTACAATGCACTTGGGCATTGTTCCGGCAAACTTGTCAGAGTCATCTGGAAGATGCTCACCGACAATGTCGAATTTAACCTCAAATAA
- a CDS encoding DUF6933 domain-containing protein, giving the protein MEIGATKAVQDRLKTTKIAESKVVSLVFCWDTHLTKIKGRNVLFIVNASNRYTIAMTDIEPRNWNYYAMYISRVIYGVMQEMGYSEDQIGQYFKMSGDTTVTKTHGRKSVGGINRMVMDAQYFGKKLEKEAKYQWELSEYLNRDIC; this is encoded by the coding sequence ATGGAGATTGGTGCAACAAAGGCAGTTCAAGATCGACTAAAAACCACAAAGATTGCAGAAAGCAAAGTTGTTTCACTTGTGTTCTGCTGGGACACACATTTGACGAAAATAAAAGGAAGAAATGTCTTGTTTATTGTAAATGCCAGTAATCGTTATACAATAGCAATGACAGATATTGAACCAAGAAACTGGAATTACTATGCAATGTATATCAGCCGCGTGATTTATGGCGTGATGCAGGAAATGGGATATTCCGAGGATCAGATAGGGCAGTATTTTAAAATGTCAGGCGATACAACTGTAACAAAAACTCATGGTAGGAAATCGGTTGGTGGCATTAACAGAATGGTAATGGATGCACAGTATTTTGGTAAGAAGCTGGAGAAAGAAGCAAAGTATCAATGGGAACTTAGTGAGTATCTGAACAGAGATATTTGCTAG
- a CDS encoding Eco57I restriction-modification methylase domain-containing protein: MNKKCQVFTPNGYVKKLLDCIDYNKNIYDKNILENSCGDGNILVVIVERYINDARAHGLSNKEISNGLSRCICGVEIDPEQHKKCIANLNEIVNEKGISDVQWNIVNEDYLKWEPDRKFDFIVGNPPYITYQELDEENRSYVRNNFITCEKGKFDYCYAFIEKSVHCLSNKGKMSYLIPSSIFKTVFGEKLRSYIKPYLYEIYDYTQDKMFDDALVKSAIIVIDKCIIHNEMIYYDMANEEEMCIKIENLTNKWFFTKNNVPGTRRFGDFFQVAHVVATLLNEAYVLKEENYQEMNEFYCCNGKNIEKEVVRETATPRSLRYKKKEKIIFPYDYKNGKLIRYSAQQFLSLFPGTVNYLNDFREQLDERESDKNALWFEYGRSQALAGLNKRKLLISTVITERVAVYILKKKCIPYAGMYIVPKADNKTYKLEDAKEILESDEFMKYVQDVGIHISGTSLRITSKDIEEFRF, translated from the coding sequence ATGAACAAGAAATGCCAGGTATTTACTCCTAATGGGTATGTAAAAAAATTATTAGATTGCATAGATTATAATAAAAACATATATGATAAAAATATTTTAGAAAATTCATGTGGAGATGGAAATATTTTAGTTGTAATTGTTGAACGATATATAAATGATGCAAGAGCACATGGATTATCAAATAAAGAGATAAGTAATGGATTATCAAGATGCATATGTGGAGTAGAGATTGACCCTGAACAACATAAAAAATGTATTGCAAATTTAAATGAAATAGTAAATGAGAAAGGAATAAGTGATGTTCAGTGGAATATAGTGAATGAGGATTACTTAAAATGGGAACCGGATAGAAAATTTGATTTTATTGTAGGTAATCCACCTTATATAACATATCAAGAATTGGATGAGGAAAATAGAAGTTATGTAAGAAATAATTTTATAACATGTGAAAAAGGAAAATTTGACTACTGTTATGCATTTATTGAAAAAAGTGTACATTGTTTGAGTAATAAGGGGAAAATGTCATATTTAATTCCAAGTAGCATATTTAAAACAGTATTCGGAGAAAAACTTCGTTCTTATATTAAGCCATACTTATACGAAATATATGATTATACACAAGATAAAATGTTTGATGATGCATTAGTGAAATCGGCAATAATTGTTATTGATAAATGTATAATCCATAATGAAATGATTTATTATGATATGGCAAATGAAGAAGAAATGTGTATCAAAATTGAAAACTTAACTAATAAATGGTTTTTTACAAAAAATAATGTACCTGGAACAAGACGCTTTGGAGATTTTTTTCAAGTTGCACATGTGGTTGCAACTTTGTTAAACGAAGCTTATGTATTAAAAGAAGAAAATTATCAAGAAATGAATGAATTTTATTGTTGTAATGGGAAAAATATAGAAAAGGAAGTTGTTAGAGAGACTGCAACACCTCGTTCATTACGATATAAAAAGAAAGAAAAAATTATTTTTCCATATGATTATAAAAATGGAAAATTAATTAGATATTCAGCACAACAATTTTTATCACTTTTTCCTGGTACAGTTAACTACTTAAATGATTTTAGAGAACAGCTGGATGAGAGAGAAAGCGACAAGAATGCTTTGTGGTTTGAATATGGTCGTTCCCAGGCATTAGCAGGATTGAATAAACGAAAGTTATTGATTTCTACAGTTATTACTGAAAGAGTAGCAGTTTATATATTAAAGAAAAAATGTATACCATATGCGGGAATGTATATTGTGCCAAAAGCCGATAATAAAACTTATAAATTAGAAGATGCCAAAGAAATTTTGGAAAGTGATGAATTTATGAAATATGTTCAAGATGTAGGTATTCATATAAGTGGGACTTCTTTGAGAATTACATCAAAAGATATTGAAGAATTTAGATTTTAA